One stretch of Burkholderia oklahomensis C6786 DNA includes these proteins:
- a CDS encoding thioesterase II family protein: MNERRMLRPWIMSPEPAAWRLVMCPFAGGSSSAFRDWRNVDDFGIDVSLAIYPGRDHRMREPGADDIGRLADQLADELADAKASPGKLILAGHSMGAQVAFETCERLERRGAPPFALVLSGCHAPHLKGRRLLSHLDDRAFVDQLVEIGGSDATLLSDPSLLAIFLPMLRADFRITEAYRRMPRADRRRIDTPTLLVHGSRDIEASREEVAAWRDWLRRADEPIAMPGDHFYVTRRPRAFLQQLLRRLESTSACV; this comes from the coding sequence ATGAACGAGCGGCGGATGCTGCGTCCGTGGATCATGTCGCCGGAGCCGGCCGCGTGGCGGCTCGTCATGTGCCCGTTCGCGGGCGGCAGCAGCAGCGCATTCCGCGATTGGCGCAACGTCGACGACTTCGGCATCGACGTCTCGCTCGCGATCTATCCGGGCCGCGACCACCGGATGCGCGAGCCGGGCGCGGACGACATCGGCCGGCTCGCCGATCAGCTCGCCGACGAACTGGCCGATGCGAAGGCGTCGCCCGGCAAGCTGATCCTCGCCGGGCACAGCATGGGCGCGCAAGTGGCGTTCGAGACCTGCGAGCGTCTCGAGCGGCGCGGCGCGCCGCCGTTCGCGCTCGTGCTGTCCGGCTGCCACGCGCCGCACCTGAAAGGACGTCGCCTCCTCAGCCATCTCGACGACCGCGCGTTCGTCGATCAGCTCGTCGAGATCGGCGGCAGCGACGCCACCCTGCTGTCCGATCCGTCGCTGCTCGCGATCTTCCTGCCGATGCTGCGCGCCGACTTCCGGATCACCGAAGCCTATCGCCGCATGCCGCGCGCCGACCGGCGCCGCATCGACACGCCGACGCTGCTCGTCCACGGCAGCCGCGACATCGAAGCGTCGCGGGAAGAAGTCGCCGCGTGGCGCGACTGGCTGCGTCGCGCGGACGAACCGATCGCGATGCCCGGCGACCACTTCTACGTGACCCGCAGACCGCGCGCCTTTCTGCAACAGCTCCTGCGCCGGCTCGAGTCGACCTCCGCGTGTGTATGA
- a CDS encoding salicylate synthase yields METLLHPNPNETADAVATEPDISSDALPLGEHLRRWAADHATRTALVAGGERVPFVALDRRVDRLAAALHELGLRPGDRAMVQLPNGIAFVTVCFALFRLGVVPVLAMPTQRSRDIDALCRIAEPTAYFIADGMDGLDARSLAVDMLDAHPSLRRIVIDGEPGRRDDDDADERVVPLASLDAPPRALTPPAPNDVALLLLSGGTTGTPKLIPRTHADYAYNFSASAALCGLDDTSVYLAVLPAAHNFTLACPGILGTLASGGTVVLSDTASCDEAMPLIARERITHVALVPPLAQLWAQAREWERSDLSSLRLVQVGGARLDPALARRLPDVLGCRLQQVFGMAEGLLCYTRLDDPPDTIAHTQGRPLSPRDEVRIVDAHGRDVAAGDVGELLTRGPYTIRGYYRAPEHNARSFTDDGYYRTGDLVRRDAAGNLIVEGRIKEQINRSGEKISSAEIELLIDALPDVQDSAVVAVPDALLGERICAFVRPQRDTLDAAALKQALRARGLSEFKLPDQIEIAAHWPLTSVGKIDKQRLIAIAKARDAAPARRYVERHLSVRSDPLDLASRIMRALPSRHCMLYERGSEWSIGIDSALSVIVEPDGTVRRSDGASWRDARPCDGIAHALADVQIDAWRAYGRAHFEFSHLTYGIDGARGDEPLLRLAIPQSEIRVSSGRALIRSLEPGALAMLAELVDAQDAAQQAEPGARLETIDGDRDARAYKEQVASAVREMQADAYQKVILSRAVEVPASLDTVSSYVAGRRTNTPARSFLLRDGDFEAYGFSPETVVEVSADGFVSTQPLAGTRALTGDDAEDARLRRELLRDAKEIAEHAVSVQLAMDEMSSVCDADTLGVSEFMSVYRRGTVQHLASRVRGRLAAGRHAWHAFEKLFPAVTASGIPKREALDSIRRHEQRLRGLYSGCVFVVDSEGAMDAALVLRSVYRDGERCWLQAGAGLVPLSTPDREWTETCEKLASVARHLQGQAGG; encoded by the coding sequence ATGGAAACTCTTCTTCATCCGAATCCGAACGAAACGGCCGACGCCGTGGCCACCGAACCCGACATCTCGTCCGACGCGCTGCCGCTCGGCGAACATTTGCGCCGCTGGGCGGCCGACCATGCGACGCGCACCGCGCTCGTCGCCGGCGGCGAACGCGTGCCGTTCGTCGCGCTCGATCGCCGGGTCGATCGGCTCGCGGCCGCACTGCACGAGCTGGGCCTGCGTCCCGGCGACCGTGCGATGGTGCAGTTGCCGAACGGCATCGCGTTCGTCACCGTCTGCTTCGCGCTATTCCGTCTCGGCGTGGTGCCCGTACTCGCGATGCCGACCCAACGCTCGCGCGACATCGACGCGCTCTGCCGCATCGCGGAGCCCACCGCTTATTTCATCGCGGACGGGATGGACGGCCTCGACGCCCGGTCGCTCGCCGTCGACATGCTCGACGCGCATCCGTCGCTGCGCCGGATCGTCATCGACGGCGAGCCCGGCCGGCGCGACGATGACGATGCCGACGAGCGCGTCGTGCCGCTCGCGTCGCTCGACGCGCCGCCGCGCGCACTGACGCCGCCGGCGCCGAATGACGTCGCGCTGCTGCTCCTGTCGGGCGGCACGACCGGCACGCCGAAGCTGATTCCGCGCACGCACGCCGACTACGCATACAACTTCAGCGCGTCGGCCGCGCTCTGCGGGCTCGACGATACGAGCGTCTATCTGGCGGTGCTGCCGGCCGCGCACAACTTCACGCTCGCATGCCCCGGCATACTCGGCACGCTCGCGAGCGGCGGCACGGTCGTGCTGTCCGACACGGCGAGCTGCGACGAAGCGATGCCGCTGATCGCGCGCGAGCGGATCACTCACGTCGCGCTCGTGCCGCCGCTCGCACAGCTCTGGGCGCAAGCGCGCGAATGGGAACGCAGCGACCTGTCGAGCCTGCGGCTCGTCCAGGTCGGCGGCGCGCGGCTGGACCCGGCGCTCGCGCGCCGCCTGCCCGACGTGCTCGGCTGCCGTCTGCAACAGGTATTCGGGATGGCTGAAGGACTGCTGTGCTACACGCGGCTCGACGATCCGCCCGACACGATCGCGCATACGCAGGGGCGGCCGCTGTCGCCGCGCGACGAAGTGCGCATCGTCGACGCGCACGGCCGCGACGTCGCCGCCGGCGATGTCGGCGAGCTGCTGACTCGCGGGCCGTATACGATCCGCGGCTACTACCGCGCGCCGGAGCATAATGCGCGCAGCTTCACGGACGACGGCTACTACCGCACGGGCGATCTCGTGCGCCGCGACGCGGCCGGCAATCTGATCGTCGAAGGGCGCATCAAAGAGCAGATCAATCGCAGCGGCGAAAAGATCTCCTCCGCGGAAATCGAGCTGCTGATCGACGCGTTGCCGGATGTGCAGGACTCGGCCGTCGTCGCGGTTCCCGACGCGCTGCTCGGCGAGCGCATCTGCGCATTCGTGCGTCCGCAACGCGACACGCTCGATGCGGCGGCGCTCAAGCAGGCGCTGCGCGCACGCGGGCTCAGCGAATTCAAGCTGCCGGATCAGATCGAAATCGCCGCGCATTGGCCGTTGACGTCGGTCGGCAAGATCGACAAGCAACGATTGATCGCGATCGCCAAGGCGCGCGATGCCGCCCCGGCGCGACGCTACGTCGAACGCCATCTGAGCGTGCGAAGCGACCCGCTGGATCTGGCATCGCGCATCATGCGCGCATTGCCGAGCCGGCACTGCATGCTCTACGAGCGCGGCAGCGAATGGAGCATCGGCATCGATTCGGCGCTGAGCGTGATCGTCGAGCCGGACGGAACGGTGCGCCGCAGCGACGGCGCAAGCTGGCGCGACGCGCGGCCGTGCGACGGGATCGCACACGCGCTCGCGGACGTGCAGATCGACGCGTGGCGCGCATACGGGCGTGCCCATTTCGAGTTTTCTCATCTGACATACGGCATCGACGGCGCGCGCGGCGACGAACCGCTGCTGCGGCTCGCGATTCCGCAAAGCGAGATTCGCGTGTCGAGCGGCCGCGCGCTGATCCGCAGCCTGGAGCCCGGCGCGCTCGCGATGCTAGCCGAGTTGGTCGACGCGCAAGACGCCGCGCAGCAGGCCGAGCCCGGCGCGCGTCTCGAAACGATCGACGGCGACCGCGACGCGCGCGCGTACAAGGAACAGGTCGCGTCCGCGGTGCGCGAAATGCAGGCCGACGCGTATCAGAAAGTGATCCTGTCGCGCGCGGTCGAGGTTCCGGCGTCACTCGACACGGTGTCGAGCTACGTCGCGGGCCGGCGGACGAACACGCCGGCCCGCTCGTTCCTGCTCCGCGACGGCGACTTCGAAGCATATGGTTTCAGCCCCGAAACCGTGGTCGAAGTGAGCGCCGACGGCTTCGTCAGCACGCAACCGCTCGCCGGCACGCGCGCATTGACGGGCGACGACGCCGAAGACGCGCGTTTGCGGCGCGAACTGCTGCGGGATGCGAAGGAAATCGCCGAACACGCGGTGTCGGTGCAATTGGCGATGGACGAAATGTCGTCGGTCTGCGACGCCGATACGCTCGGCGTCAGCGAATTCATGAGCGTCTATCGGCGCGGCACCGTCCAGCATCTCGCGTCGCGCGTGCGCGGGCGACTCGCGGCGGGCCGCCACGCATGGCATGCATTCGAAAAGCTGTTCCCCGCCGTCACCGCTTCGGGCATTCCTAAGCGCGAGGCGCTCGACAGCATTCGACGCCACGAGCAGCGCTTGCGCGGCTTGTACAGCGGCTGCGTATTCGTCGTCGACAGCGAAGGCGCGATGGATGCCGCGCTCGTGCTGCGCTCCGTGTATCGAGACGGCGAACGCTGCTGGCTGCAGGCCGGTGCGGGGCTCGTTCCGCTGTCGACGCCCGATCGCGAATGGACGGAGACTTGCGAAAAGCTCGCTTCGGTCGCGCGTCATTTGCAGGGGCAGGCGGGCGGCTAG
- a CDS encoding VOC family protein gives MPVIGLDHYNLRAPRPLLDTLRDFYVNVVGLRLGDRPPFRSHGYWLYAGARAVLHLSEAGPGESRAPHVTNTFDHVAFSCSDLPGTIVRLQQFDIRYTSADVPLTRQHQLFFDDPAGNGVELNFMADADG, from the coding sequence ATGCCCGTCATCGGCCTCGATCACTACAACCTCCGTGCGCCTCGTCCGCTCCTCGACACGCTCCGCGATTTCTACGTGAACGTGGTCGGATTGCGGCTCGGCGATCGCCCGCCGTTCCGGAGCCACGGCTATTGGCTGTATGCCGGCGCGCGAGCGGTGCTGCATCTGTCGGAAGCCGGGCCCGGCGAATCGCGTGCGCCGCATGTAACGAACACGTTCGACCACGTCGCGTTCTCCTGCAGCGATCTGCCGGGAACGATCGTCCGTCTGCAGCAATTCGACATCCGGTACACGAGCGCCGACGTGCCGCTGACGCGTCAGCATCAGTTGTTCTTCGACGATCCGGCGGGAAACGGCGTCGAATTGAATTTCATGGCGGACGCCGACGGCTGA
- a CDS encoding O-acetylhomoserine aminocarboxypropyltransferase/cysteine synthase family protein — MTESASADWRLETIAVHGGYRPDPTTRAAAVPIYQTVAFAFDDTQHGADLFDLKVQGNIYSRIMNPTNDVLEQRVAALEGGVGALALASGQAAVTYSILTIAEAGDNIVSSSTLYGGTYNLFAHTLPQYGITTRFADPRNPAAFEALIDSRTKAIFAESVGNPLGNITDIAALADVAHRHGLPLIVDNTVPTPYLLRPFEHGADIVVHSLTKYLGGHGTSLGGAIVDSGKFPWAKHADRFKRLNEPDVSYHGVVYTEAFGDAAYIGRARVVPLRNTGAAISPFNAFQILQGIETLALRIDRISENALKIAQHLAGHEKVEWVDYSGLPNHPDHALVDRYLSGRAPGILTFGVNGGRAGGAAFQDALKLFTRLVNIGDAKSLATHPASTTHRQLSPEELAKAGVKEETVRLSIGIEHIDDLLADLDQALAKV, encoded by the coding sequence ATGACCGAATCCGCATCCGCCGACTGGCGCCTCGAAACCATCGCCGTGCACGGCGGCTATCGCCCCGATCCGACGACGCGCGCCGCCGCGGTGCCGATCTATCAGACGGTCGCGTTCGCGTTCGACGACACGCAGCACGGCGCCGACCTGTTCGACCTGAAGGTCCAGGGCAACATCTATTCGCGGATCATGAATCCGACCAACGACGTGCTCGAACAGCGCGTCGCGGCGCTCGAAGGCGGCGTCGGCGCGCTGGCGCTCGCATCGGGCCAGGCGGCCGTCACCTATTCGATCCTGACGATCGCCGAGGCGGGCGACAACATCGTCTCGTCGAGCACGCTGTACGGCGGCACCTACAACCTCTTCGCGCATACGCTGCCGCAGTACGGGATCACGACGCGCTTCGCCGATCCGCGCAACCCGGCGGCATTCGAAGCGCTGATCGATTCGCGCACGAAAGCGATCTTCGCGGAGTCGGTCGGCAATCCGCTCGGCAACATCACCGACATCGCCGCGCTCGCCGACGTCGCGCATCGCCACGGCCTGCCGCTCATCGTCGACAACACGGTGCCGACGCCGTATCTGCTGCGTCCGTTCGAGCACGGCGCGGACATCGTCGTCCATTCGCTGACGAAATATCTCGGCGGACACGGCACGAGCCTCGGCGGCGCGATCGTCGATTCGGGCAAGTTCCCGTGGGCGAAGCACGCCGACCGCTTCAAGCGGCTGAACGAGCCGGACGTCAGCTATCACGGCGTCGTCTATACCGAAGCGTTCGGCGACGCCGCGTATATCGGCCGCGCGCGCGTCGTCCCGCTGCGCAACACCGGCGCGGCGATCTCGCCGTTCAACGCGTTCCAGATCCTGCAAGGGATCGAGACGCTCGCGCTGCGCATCGACCGCATCAGCGAGAACGCGCTGAAGATCGCGCAGCATCTCGCGGGGCACGAGAAGGTCGAATGGGTCGATTACTCCGGACTGCCGAATCATCCGGATCACGCGCTCGTCGACCGCTATCTGTCGGGCCGCGCGCCGGGCATCCTCACGTTCGGCGTGAACGGCGGGCGCGCGGGCGGCGCCGCGTTCCAGGATGCGCTGAAGCTCTTCACGCGGCTCGTCAACATCGGCGACGCGAAATCGCTCGCGACGCATCCCGCGTCGACGACGCACCGCCAGCTATCGCCGGAAGAGCTCGCGAAGGCGGGCGTGAAGGAAGAGACGGTGCGGCTGTCGATCGGCATCGAGCACATCGACGATCTGCTCGCCGATCTCGATCAGGCGCTGGCGAAGGTCTGA
- a CDS encoding GlxA family transcriptional regulator produces MHSVCVLVLNGVVPFDLGVACDTFARVRVPNVDAPYRVRVCGERRRARGDLFDVRTAFGLDGLREADTIVVPGVADPLAPVSPRVVAALRDVAARGCRIASICSGAFVLAEAGLLDGLRATTHWLGAAELARRYPSVSVDANVLFVDNGQVLTSAGASAGLDLCLHMIRCDYGAAVAADAARLAVTPLVRDGGQAQFIAGEPPRRTSTLHALMEWLQCNLREPLTLDAIARQGAMSVRTLTRRFQEQAGTSPLQWLQTARVRRAQQLLETTALSVEQIATEAGFGSATAFRERFVRIVGTTPKRYRQAFRAQAA; encoded by the coding sequence ATGCATAGCGTCTGCGTGCTTGTGCTGAACGGCGTCGTGCCGTTCGATCTCGGCGTCGCGTGCGATACCTTCGCGCGCGTGCGCGTGCCGAACGTCGACGCGCCGTATCGCGTGCGGGTGTGCGGCGAGCGGCGGCGCGCCCGCGGCGATCTGTTCGACGTACGGACCGCGTTCGGTCTCGACGGGCTGCGGGAAGCCGATACGATCGTCGTGCCCGGCGTCGCCGATCCGCTCGCGCCGGTTTCGCCGCGCGTCGTCGCGGCGCTGCGCGACGTCGCCGCACGCGGCTGCCGGATCGCGTCGATTTGCAGCGGCGCGTTCGTGCTCGCGGAAGCGGGGCTGCTCGACGGCCTGCGCGCGACCACGCACTGGCTGGGCGCGGCCGAGCTCGCGCGTCGCTATCCGAGCGTGTCGGTCGATGCGAACGTGCTGTTCGTCGACAACGGGCAAGTGCTGACGTCGGCCGGCGCGTCCGCCGGGCTCGATCTGTGTCTGCACATGATTCGGTGCGACTATGGCGCGGCGGTGGCGGCCGACGCCGCGCGGCTCGCGGTGACGCCGCTCGTGCGAGACGGCGGGCAGGCGCAGTTCATCGCGGGCGAGCCGCCGCGGCGCACATCGACGCTGCACGCATTGATGGAATGGTTGCAATGCAATTTGCGCGAGCCGTTGACGCTCGACGCGATCGCGCGGCAGGGCGCGATGAGCGTTCGCACGCTGACGCGCCGCTTCCAGGAGCAGGCCGGCACGTCGCCGTTGCAGTGGCTTCAGACCGCGCGCGTGAGGCGTGCGCAGCAATTGCTGGAGACGACGGCGCTGTCCGTCGAGCAGATCGCGACCGAGGCGGGGTTCGGCTCGGCGACCGCATTTCGCGAGCGTTTCGTGCGGATCGTCGGCACGACGCCGAAGCGGTATCGGCAGGCGTTCAGGGCGCAGGCCGCCTGA
- a CDS encoding DUF3817 domain-containing protein, producing MTMDDDKSLRALQILSVLEATTLVALVCIAVPLKHLVGYPVAVSIMGPLHGVVFVLYLWAVVATTSSGLWRAAQAWRLVATALVPFAGFANSGWIARKRSAQ from the coding sequence ATGACGATGGACGACGACAAATCGCTGCGCGCATTACAGATTCTTTCGGTTCTCGAGGCGACGACGCTCGTCGCGCTCGTCTGCATCGCGGTGCCGCTCAAGCATCTGGTCGGCTATCCGGTTGCGGTGTCGATCATGGGGCCGCTGCACGGCGTCGTGTTCGTGCTGTATCTGTGGGCGGTCGTCGCCACGACGTCGAGCGGGCTCTGGCGCGCCGCGCAAGCCTGGCGCCTCGTCGCGACGGCGCTGGTGCCGTTCGCCGGCTTTGCCAATTCGGGATGGATCGCACGCAAGCGGAGCGCGCAATGA
- a CDS encoding CopD family protein: protein MIYLLLKAAHVASITVFVGGLLVLSIGIRIPNLVVQRAVLQWDRRATLPALALVWASGVTIALLGHWFGDAWLTVKLVLVTALSALHGILAGSLRRMARDDANVASVWRHAGIGSGIVAAAAVVIVLVVVKPF, encoded by the coding sequence ATGATCTATCTGCTGCTGAAGGCGGCGCACGTCGCGTCGATCACCGTATTCGTCGGCGGATTGCTGGTGTTGTCGATCGGCATCCGCATCCCGAATCTCGTCGTCCAGCGCGCCGTTCTGCAATGGGACCGACGCGCGACGCTGCCCGCGCTCGCGCTCGTCTGGGCGAGCGGCGTCACGATTGCGCTGCTCGGCCACTGGTTCGGCGACGCGTGGCTCACGGTCAAGCTCGTGCTCGTCACGGCGCTCTCCGCGTTGCACGGCATCCTCGCGGGCAGTCTGCGGCGCATGGCGCGCGACGACGCGAACGTCGCGTCCGTGTGGCGGCATGCGGGAATCGGTTCGGGCATCGTCGCGGCGGCCGCCGTGGTGATCGTGCTCGTCGTGGTCAAGCCTTTTTGA
- a CDS encoding ureidoglycolate lyase, whose translation MKLLRYGPVGQEKPGLLDADGRIRDLSSLIDDVAGDALSDASLARLAGVDPASLPLVAGESRIGACVGRIGKFVCIGLNYADHAAEAGLAVPTEPVVFGKWTSAVSGPHDGIEIPRGSVKTDWEVELGVVIGRACKNVDEANALSHVAGYCVVNDVSEREWQIERGGQWDKGKGFDTFGPIGPWLVTRDEVADPQALDLWLEVDGRRYQNGNTRTMVFTVAQLIAYLSRCMSLQPGDVISTGTPPGVGMGVKPSPVYLKPGQTVRCGVAGLGEQRQTTRASA comes from the coding sequence ATGAAACTGCTCCGATACGGCCCGGTGGGCCAGGAAAAGCCCGGTCTGCTCGACGCCGACGGCCGCATCCGCGATCTGTCGTCGCTGATCGACGACGTCGCGGGCGACGCGCTGTCCGACGCGAGTCTCGCGCGGCTCGCGGGCGTCGATCCCGCGTCGCTGCCGCTCGTCGCGGGCGAGTCGCGGATCGGCGCGTGCGTCGGCCGGATCGGCAAGTTCGTCTGCATCGGCCTGAACTACGCGGACCACGCGGCGGAAGCGGGCCTCGCGGTGCCGACCGAGCCCGTCGTGTTCGGCAAGTGGACGAGCGCCGTGAGCGGCCCGCACGACGGTATCGAGATTCCGCGCGGCTCGGTGAAGACCGATTGGGAAGTCGAGCTCGGCGTCGTGATCGGCCGCGCGTGCAAGAACGTCGACGAAGCTAACGCGCTGTCGCACGTCGCCGGCTATTGCGTCGTCAACGACGTGTCCGAGCGCGAATGGCAGATCGAGCGCGGCGGCCAGTGGGACAAGGGCAAGGGCTTCGACACGTTCGGGCCGATCGGTCCGTGGCTCGTCACGCGCGACGAAGTCGCCGATCCGCAGGCGCTCGATCTGTGGCTCGAAGTGGACGGCCGGCGCTATCAGAACGGCAACACGCGCACGATGGTGTTCACGGTCGCGCAGTTGATCGCGTATCTGTCGCGCTGCATGAGCCTGCAGCCCGGCGACGTGATCTCGACCGGCACGCCGCCCGGCGTCGGAATGGGTGTGAAGCCGTCGCCCGTCTATCTGAAGCCGGGGCAGACGGTGCGCTGCGGGGTCGCGGGCCTGGGCGAGCAGCGGCAGACGACGCGCGCGTCGGCGTGA
- a CDS encoding IclR family transcriptional regulator, protein MKLTKDRPVDVVDEPQDCEEIERYRAPALDKGLDILELLAEQKEGLTRTEITKELGRNASEIYRMLERLVARRYVIRSPSGDRYTLSLKLYALAHRHPPLKRLIAEALPPMQRFAEAAEQSCHLSVFDRGNLLVIAQVDGPGAWGISVRLGSRVGLVDTASGPVMLAFQTPEQRAQMLAEHTKVEGESALDMHEFDAQLREIRATGWLKQESHQAFGVTDIAYPVLGPSGHAIAALTCPYMRRIDAYVAPPIDEVAAQLRDTAQHLSMFKETSA, encoded by the coding sequence ATGAAACTCACGAAAGACCGGCCGGTCGACGTCGTCGACGAGCCGCAGGATTGCGAAGAGATCGAGCGCTATCGCGCGCCCGCGCTCGACAAGGGGCTCGACATTCTCGAGCTGCTCGCCGAGCAGAAGGAAGGCTTGACGCGCACCGAAATCACGAAGGAGCTCGGCCGCAACGCGAGCGAAATCTACCGGATGCTCGAACGGCTCGTCGCGCGCCGCTACGTGATCCGCTCGCCGTCCGGCGACCGCTACACGCTCAGCCTGAAGCTCTACGCGCTCGCGCATCGCCATCCGCCGCTCAAGCGGCTGATCGCCGAGGCGCTGCCGCCGATGCAGCGCTTCGCCGAGGCGGCCGAGCAGTCGTGCCACCTGTCCGTCTTCGATCGCGGCAACCTGCTCGTGATCGCGCAGGTCGACGGACCCGGCGCATGGGGGATCTCGGTGCGGCTCGGCTCGCGCGTCGGGCTCGTCGACACCGCGTCGGGCCCCGTGATGCTCGCGTTCCAGACGCCCGAGCAGCGCGCGCAGATGCTCGCCGAGCATACGAAGGTCGAAGGCGAGAGCGCGCTCGACATGCACGAGTTCGACGCGCAGTTGCGCGAGATCCGCGCGACGGGCTGGCTCAAGCAGGAGAGCCATCAGGCGTTCGGCGTCACGGACATCGCCTATCCGGTTCTCGGGCCGTCCGGCCATGCGATCGCCGCGCTCACGTGCCCGTACATGCGCCGGATCGACGCGTACGTCGCGCCGCCGATCGACGAAGTCGCCGCGCAGTTGCGCGACACCGCGCAGCATCTGTCGATGTTCAAGGAGACGTCCGCCTGA
- the iaaH gene encoding indoleacetamide hydrolase, whose translation MTSHRETFAQPAGVRDIADAVNSGRTRAVRHVEAALARLALIEPLDAMTHVAPEIARRAAAHVDAQIAGGRKLPLAGVPFVIKDNLFTADMPTHAASPALLGFNATRNATTVQQLLDAGAVPLGKANMHELAFGITSANGHFGAVRNPHDPARIAGGSSGGTASAVAAGIPFGLGTDTGGSVRIPAAFCGVAGLRPTPRRYSTEGVLALSPTRDTVGTIAHGIDDLLLLDAVLTRDATEPAPLALAGLKIGVPDAPYFDGLDPAVAELTERALAALTGAGARLIPLAARALYETDDACGFAIAGFEALAYWRRFSAEQLGLPFAEFVARLGSDDVRHIFRMLIDAPPSSDAYAAALGVLQDIVRWYDQAFHRTGVDCIVLPTAQCEAPRVADSGHDLPPDAAHALFARVIRQTGPATLGGVPSVSIPAGLSKHTGMPVGLMLEGPAGNDRRLLAIAREVERLLARTA comes from the coding sequence ATGACGTCACATCGCGAAACCTTCGCTCAGCCCGCCGGCGTTCGGGACATCGCGGATGCCGTGAACAGCGGGCGGACGCGCGCGGTCCGGCATGTCGAGGCGGCGCTCGCGCGCCTCGCGCTCATCGAGCCGCTCGATGCGATGACGCACGTCGCACCGGAGATCGCGCGGCGAGCCGCCGCGCACGTCGACGCGCAGATCGCGGGCGGCCGCAAGCTGCCGCTCGCGGGCGTGCCGTTCGTCATCAAGGACAACCTGTTCACCGCCGACATGCCGACGCACGCCGCGAGCCCCGCACTGCTCGGCTTCAACGCAACGCGCAACGCCACGACCGTCCAGCAGTTGCTCGACGCGGGCGCCGTGCCGCTCGGCAAGGCGAACATGCACGAGCTCGCGTTCGGCATCACGAGCGCGAACGGCCATTTCGGCGCGGTCCGCAACCCGCACGACCCGGCGCGCATCGCGGGCGGCTCGAGCGGCGGCACGGCGTCCGCGGTCGCGGCGGGCATTCCGTTCGGTCTCGGCACAGATACGGGCGGCTCGGTACGGATTCCGGCGGCGTTCTGCGGCGTCGCCGGGCTGCGACCGACGCCGCGCCGCTATTCGACGGAAGGCGTGCTCGCGCTGTCGCCGACACGCGATACGGTCGGCACGATCGCGCACGGCATCGACGATCTGCTGCTGCTCGACGCCGTACTGACACGCGACGCGACCGAACCCGCGCCGCTCGCGCTTGCGGGATTGAAAATCGGCGTGCCGGATGCGCCGTACTTCGACGGACTCGATCCGGCCGTCGCCGAACTGACCGAGCGCGCGCTCGCCGCGCTGACGGGCGCGGGCGCGCGCCTGATCCCGCTCGCGGCCCGCGCGCTGTATGAAACGGACGACGCGTGCGGCTTCGCGATCGCCGGGTTCGAGGCGCTCGCGTACTGGCGGCGCTTCAGCGCCGAGCAGCTCGGCCTGCCGTTCGCGGAGTTCGTTGCACGGCTCGGCAGCGACGACGTGCGTCACATCTTCCGGATGCTGATCGACGCGCCGCCGTCGAGCGATGCGTACGCGGCGGCGCTCGGCGTGCTGCAGGACATCGTGCGCTGGTACGACCAGGCGTTCCACCGGACGGGCGTCGATTGCATCGTGCTGCCGACCGCTCAATGCGAAGCGCCGCGCGTCGCCGACAGCGGCCACGACCTTCCGCCCGACGCCGCGCATGCGCTGTTTGCGCGCGTGATCCGTCAGACGGGGCCGGCGACGCTCGGCGGCGTGCCGTCGGTGTCGATTCCCGCGGGGCTGTCGAAGCACACCGGCATGCCCGTCGGGCTGATGCTCGAAGGGCCGGCGGGCAACGACCGGCGCTTGCTCGCGATCGCGCGCGAAGTGGAGCGGCTGCTCGCGCGTACGGCGTGA